One Ranitomeya variabilis isolate aRanVar5 chromosome 4, aRanVar5.hap1, whole genome shotgun sequence genomic window, gctaatttattgagacaggttttttgggttttcaggagttgtatgccaaaatcatcagtattaaaacaataaaagacctgacaaatttcagttggtggataatgaatctataatatatgaaagtttaattgtaatcattacattatggtaaataatgaaatttaacactatatgctaattttttgagaaggacctgtatatcgtttgaggtctgggatctgccaatatgtggctggttttctgactgtttcagATAACAtgactttagtttttttttttgcttagtctcgcttgaatataggtcaaatagtctcctgatgagtcgcctttggtgaggacgatgaaacccatagaaatgagaggcttggagagtgagtgtgtatacgtcacctcaccctatatactgaactgtggggtacatgttttttctattagtcacctactgactaaccttcagggggtaaaTTGTGgctatagttttacatttggaattaataaagtttagttttgtccttttgtcagcaaacatgaggaatgacaagagacaactCATTTTagaagattcaattttggttaaaactattccaacattatgaacataaaaaaggcttctcccctgtgtgacatctctgatgtttattaacagttgatttccaagtaaaatatttcccacattaagaaaatgtaaaaggcttctcctctgtgtgagttctctgatgtctaacaagacgcgctttccggttaaaacatttcccacattctgaacaggaaaaaggcttctcccctgtgtgagttctctggtgactaagaagagctgatttctggataaaacatttcccacaatctgaacaggaaaagggcttttctcctgtgtgactgctctgatgtctaacaagaagcactttccatttaaaacatttcccacattctgaacaggaaaaaggcttctcccctgtgtgagttctctggtgactaacaagatgacacttctggttaaaacatttcccacattctgaacaggaaaaaggtttctccccagtGTGGGTTCTATGATGGCTATCAAGATGTATtttacatttaaaacatttcccacattctgaacaggaaaaaggcttctcccctgtgtggcttCTACGGTGACTAATAAGATGCCATttgtggctaaaacatttcccacattctgaacatgaaaacggcttctcccctgtgtgagttctctggtgtgtaacaagattccctttatgcttaaaacattttccacattctggacaggaaaaaggcttctctcctgtgtgagtactatggtgcctaaccaaatctgatttctggataaaacatttcccacattctgaacatgaaaaaggcttctcccctgtgtgagttctttggtgtgtaacaaaatgtgatttgttgtcaaaacatttcccacattctgaacatgaaaatgacttctttgctttaggagcagtttgtttttcaaTGCCTctcttgtgactttgattttccttagtagtcagtaatgaatcagaagatgggaccagtttcataggatcagatgacagatctttgctgtgaatggctgatgatatatctggagtaacagcattcacttcagttgtatcttgtgggatctcaagatcatcagatttaaacactgaagatgtcagctgtctctctggtctcctggtacagtcatctgctaagataaaacattttttttaaataaaacatctttgagttttatattt contains:
- the LOC143766941 gene encoding uncharacterized protein LOC143766941, with translation MDIDRDKMAERILHLTLEILFRLTGEDYTVVKKTSSDRCQDPVSEGWGRPLSPITGPPPHPLIHEDINEQKILELTYKMIELLTGEVPIRCQDVAVYFSMEEWEYLEGHRDLYKNVIMEVPQPLTSPDLSSKRTTPERCPRPLLPQDCNQKDPNAPQDHQGEDLTHINTTETYVRGDEWCKEEIPTYGYPDDCTRRPERQLTSSVFKSDDLEIPQDTTEVNAVTPDISSAIHSKDLSSDPMKLVPSSDSLLTTKENQSHKRGIEKQTAPKAKKSFSCSECGKCFDNKSHFVTHQRTHTGEKPFSCSECGKCFIQKSDLVRHHSTHTGEKPFSCPECGKCFKHKGNLVTHQRTHTGEKPFSCSECGKCFSHKWHLISHRRSHTGEKPFSCSECGKCFKCKIHLDSHHRTHTGEKPFSCSECGKCFNQKCHLVSHQRTHTGEKPFSCSECGKCFKWKVLLVRHQSSHTGEKPFSCSDCGKCFIQKSALLSHQRTHTGEKPFSCSECGKCFNRKARLVRHQRTHTEEKPFTFS